A single Vanessa atalanta chromosome 25, ilVanAtal1.2, whole genome shotgun sequence DNA region contains:
- the LOC125073684 gene encoding apolipophorins yields MGTSSISFSIFSVILLLTVLWTPAHSNGQCNLSCQGSSSAPTFLNGHKYTYGVEGSVSVYLTGAEKQETSVKIFGQVSVTAAGNCVLSLKVNSLVISGPDGKKYSAPKGIDKPVRFSLQDGRVGPEICAEQDDSRASLNIKRAIISMLQTEQKPSTQTDVFGSCPTEVSASQEGSALLVHRSRDLSRCAHREQTKNELITAVYNPNAQIKSTQLLQSILNIESKVNNGVPEKISAVEQYLYRPFSIGENGARAEVNTKLTLTGTAQGAAEGNCPVSRSIIFENPHESEASHSSYENVFKAIKETCKTLTNEASFKSAGTFAQLVRIFRTANKEDLMKAFGQIKGNSLEKRVFLDGLLRAGTGHSIEASIQILKSKELTPLEEKVVFLSLGNARHVTSEAIKAAAGLLDLPNLPKNVYLGVGALAGTYCRDHRCHDEHSEGITAVSKKLAAKLQNCKPKTKIEEDNVVAVLKGIRNIRHLEDSLIDKLVHCAIDNNVKARVRVAALEAFQADPCAAKLKKAGLDIMKNRQLDSEIRIKGYLAVIQCPCGKSANEIKNLIESEPVHQVGRFITTSLRHIRSSANPDKQLARQHYGLIGIPNKYNIDDRKYSFYREMSYNVDVLGAGGNMEQAVIFSQDSFLPRSVSLNLTAEVFGHNVNILEVGGRQGNLDRVVEHFLGPKSFLRTQKPQEIYDNLYNKFEESYKKVDSNVRGRRSIKSEVDNFDKQVKAESAPYNNELDLDVYVKLFGTDAVFLSLGDDKGFDFNTFLDQTLKGVNDGFNKMKNFEQELRGHILFMDAELAYPTSTGLPLKLDAVGAATARVDVSSSMDIRQILKSPQSAKVDIKLVPSSDVEISLIMLVDADCLSTGLKVVTNLHSSTGGQIIAKVIGNGQGFDLQWGLPIDKQEILTASNDLVFFTAEKGQMEKHIPIKTGSEKNEYSGCFDQLSGVLGLTLCGKVSLPFSFSGQKSQNSISQYLARYPLVGSSKVNLVLEKNDLRGYHIKGLVQNDHAGKYGMELLFEAEGSKNRRTQLTGEVINTAEEKSLKVNLESPIKNLFGQFSVNTKPSEYSLLMKAKMDDAQYYGRAGVSIEGNDKRSVWKPVLEYELPGDGKKSIKVDGQIIKEINGPASKYTLEGVKFNIPNSNEPVNIEGHFKHEPKAVETDIKVRKGQQNVLFSGSLKGSDFKAEFMNTLNPYVNFRVNGHIENNQNIMHNDIDLYYGGDCHNPQNRVTFNQLFKRHYASPEDFNIITKNKFEIFALPLKIKLELESDPKKLDLDIGGVYLDKKASFDLEARTQIKKVGDYKIKWSLNIDKQTIESLIKRDIVSADKSNLENYIDFKNVGKFELSGVVLHRMKEHDKNIGAVGHLKISGTGKDEDIKFDIGAIENANLYSSHATISNTKGEILDYLLKINTGNNPNGQLKFNLKDAIAANGQFQVTDNDGKGNGNLMINFKKVDRVIKGDVKFVVKEPVYNAEADFYLNFEKDKNDKVHFSTTNKKTDKLIDSKNKMQYSGKNIEFNLHKEGAAVDTGRGQYSAELVLPDERCLSFNVDRELSVKDNIYNGHAEAVFSDAPKRGGPASTITYKAKVTKTNINDEIIDLDAQIEMRLKDGKNLLNTISFKNTPKGDKSDMAFKSELSGNMLPKKAIVEATSSYTDVKQLDDKYRVKASYGDDLAMELVGGYQMQWPEKGEKKIMDDYTLSVRLPFEKAHDIKWVSKLLFLQPENKAAEITVIESVQINADLYKFESNGKYDEKNGNTKLKIIVPHVDPIVIDSSYKVDMSKEKASGVFDVKTQYGKGKVTTVSVQGVSSEKEVEFKILANCPHIENIKKFELDLNAKNPSPDTYNAVLTIAVDSRTYRADALVVQSASQPLLDLKYTSPSTPKPTRLFFKGTSLRTTQGRMEMKVENFRNFDLDSTFEANFDKDLIVKYQANAESLGLKNYQIDISSKDAGSGKRLEFHAVNDGKNVLSGSTSFISKQEGPKTIIEGSGTLKIKEEQKPANFKYIRTVLTEGNEQGVETFINVAFGERNHVAESRITNLEYKTSYVYCEEKKQCAHAELNAKFVTNKPGVLQHQFNMGLDLRKLGLATEFGLQIANEFSDKNFPQYDMNLHVNRESEKIHFHVYSQPEHGKFPAGIVLSFPQRVIAVESLVQYPTDKTLPFPIRGEINMFPDKNRPQTKTGFRFNFDASGNDQQGEASGLIGFSHPKIGKEALVKFQGSMKRPNSNTIKIETTSVISHSCLGKDRESKFFLEVNPVHIKLMIDTPVVKVIDLEGSATMKENLQQGDLKFSLLQGKPVQVYAVVKDYQYYEFTTGYSDESERKLSVIGHLNPEKRVDITVDISLAGQKKNIGHGAIFLENNVIKSDYGVSKDNFNYFVNALRKDISTLQTRINELGEKTSADFKQILKRVEPTYKKVEQAYKEDLEKLMNEISNDKSLKEISETLHTLVKIVAKMIDDAVHIFKPFADKIVETITDLSKKVVEMYEKELEPQFKQMWSSLGAVVREYTDGLIDAAAHFSAIILDFFERHKPELQELAEIFTSIFKDLTRIIVAQLKEWRAKSAQFFTDLTTQIKEMPIISLIKEKWQELAVPEQLLGLMQEATRALRSVLPTEEAKQFLDALTNYMNKKIRQEKCDDKAELKVVYEKLISAVSSMVQFVRTHLGQFGVTYPVITDARLPGLSPISIPSFRGSAAWSFITQLIHGDFPDPLTLFKTYRPRSLNPLDEIPAKLRAVIVNGQHIFTFDGRHLTFPGTCRYVLVHDHVDRNFTLMMQLANGSPKSLILEDKSGVTIELKENGQVALNGGAHGYPVIEKDVFAFRQANGRVGLGSLYGLMAYCTSKLEVCYIEVSGFYLGKLRGLLGDGNNEPFDDFRMPNGKITTSESDFGNAYRLASSCPQVKAPEHSHHQMHQALPPACETVFGGMSPLRPLALFLDMMPFRQACIHACSGDAAAALQQACDLARGYAALALSGALPAALPPQCVRCSDTDAPREVGDIYEVKLPGKQADIVVSVEVTTDNEKNYKDIVVPLVSQLIDSLKAKRITDVKVFLVGITSKFPYPILYDTDLRLKSAKVQFDDASRYNKISTIDLRNPQANNYEERIVDILNTIKTQLGLHNVMITYQSIFDLPLRPAAVKHYISSIGNRCEPQSFFVSTLRSVVYREMFKNIGLTHTLIANTPDLKIGGGKQVNQVVGFSNNGVLMLGDKKPKDTESLRASLVVGHDDGCIEFSQNMDGYTMSASNFHGLNPAQQKQFIQTAAASITGKLLHESLVQECTCTYVDPFRVRSVCVTKDRKETARRRK; encoded by the exons GTCAATGTAATTTGTCCTGCCAAGGGT CATCATCAGCGCCAACTTTTCTAAATGGACACAAATACACTTACGGAGTTGAAGGATCGGTCTCGGTTTATCTGACCGGAGCAGAAAAACAGGAGACAAGCGTGAAGATCTTCGGTCAGGTTTCGGTTACCGCTGCTGGTAACTGTGTTCTGTCTTTGAAGGTCAATTCGTTGGTGATATCTGGACCTGATGGAAAG aaATACTCAGCACCGAAAGGCATCGATAAGCCTGTACGATTCAGTCTTCAAGATGGCCGAGTTGGACCCGAGATCTGCGCTGAACAGGATGATTCGCGCGCATCTCTTAACATAAAGAGAGCCATTATTTCCATGCTGCAAACCGAACAAAAGCCTTCTACTCAG ACTGATGTCTTCGGCTCATGTCCTACTGAAGTCTCAGCATCGCAAGAAGGGTCCGCGTTATTGGTCCACAGGAGTCGCGACCTCAGCAGGTGTGCCCACCGAGAACAGACGAAGAATGAATTGATTACCGCTGTCTACAATCCTAACGCT CAAATCAAGAGCACACAGCTTCTGCAGTCCATTCTAAACATTGAATCTAAAGTCAACAATGGAGTACCAGAAAAGATCTCCGCGGTCGAACAGTACTTATACAGGCCCTTCTCTATTGGAGAGAACGGTGCCAGGGCTGAAGTTAACACCAAGCTTACTCTTACCGGAACTGCCCAGGGAGCTGCTGAAG GCAACTGCCCCGTGAGCCGCAGCATCATCTTCGAGAACCCACACGAGTCTGAAGCGAGTCACAGCAGCTACGAAAACGTTTTCAAAGCCATCAAAGAGACTTGCAAAACTCTCACCAACGAAGCCAGTTTCAAATCTGCCGGTACCTTCGCCCAGCTCGTCAGG ATATTCCGCACCGCCAACAAAGAGGACTTGATGAAAGCATTCGGACAAATCAAAGGAAATAGCTTGGAGAA GCGCGTTTTCCTCGACGGACTCCTTCGTGCAGGAACAGGCCACAGCATCGAAGCCTCTATCCAAATACTTAAGAGCAAGGAGCTGACTCCTCTTGAGGAGAAAGTTGTGTTCCTATCTTTGGGCAACGCCAGACACGTCACAAGCGAAGCTATTAAGGCTGCTGct GGTCTTTTGGACCTTCCTAATCTCCCTAAAAACGTATACCTGGGGGTGGGCGCGCTTGCCGGTACATACTGCCGTGACCACCGCTGTCACGATGAACACAGTGAGGGTATCACCGCTGTTAGTAAGAAGTTGGCCGCCAAGCTCCAGAACTGCAAGCCTAAGACCAAAATCGAGGAAGATAAT GTCGTAGCAGTCTTGAAGGGTATCCGTAACATCCGGCACTTGGAGGACAGTCTGATCGACAAATTGGTGCACTGCGCCATCGACAACAACGTCAAGGCTCGTGTCCGCGTCGCCGCTCTCGAAGCCTTCCAAGCTGATCCCTGTGCTGCTAag ttgaAGAAAGCTGGTCTGGACATTATGAAGAACCGTCAATTGGATTCTGAAATCCGTATCAAGGGTTACCTCGCAGTCATTCAGTGTCCTTGCGGAAAATCCGCCAACGAAatcaagaatttaattgaatctgAACCTGTTCACCAAG TGGGTCGCTTCATCACCACTTCTCTTCGTCACATCCGCTCCTCCGCTAACCCTGACAAGCAGCTTGCACGCCAACACTACGGACTCATCGGAATCCCCAACAAATACAACATCGATGACAG GAAATACTCCTTCTACCGGGAAATGAGCTACAATGTGGATGTACTTGGAGCTGGTGGTAACATGGAACAAGCTGTTATCTTTTCACAGGACTCTTTCCTACCGAGATCTGTTAGCTTGAATCTTACTGCGGAAGTATTTGGACACAATGTTAACATTCTTGAG GTTGGAGGTCGTCAAGGCAACTTAGACCGTGTAGTGGAACACTTCCTCGGACCTAAAAGTTTCCTTCGTACCCAGAAACCCCAAGAGATTTACGACAACTTGTATAATAAGTTTGAGGAGTCATACAAGAAGGTTGATTCCAATGTGAGAGGACGTCGTTCTATCAAGAGCGAGGTTGACAACTTCGACAAGCAA gtaaAGGCCGAATCTGCTCCTTACAACAATGAGTTGGATTTGGACGTGTACGTCAAGCTATTCGGCACTGACGCTGTATTCCTATCCCTTGGAGATGACAAAGGCTTCGATTTCAACACCTTCCTCGACCAGACTTTGAAGGGCGTAAATGATGGCTTCAATAAAATGAAGAACTTCGAG CAAGAGCTTCGTGGACACATTCTCTTCATGGACGCCGAGCTGGCCTATCCCACATCTACTGGTCTCCCACTCAAGCTTGACGCCGTGGGTGCAGCAACTGCTCGTGTCGATGTTTCTTCTAGCATGGATATCCGCCAGATCCTCAAAAGCCCTCAGTCAGCTAAAGTTGACATTAAGCTTGTACCAAGCTCGGACGTCGAAATATCTCTGATCATGTTGGTAGATGCTGACTGCCTTTCGACTGGTCTTAAGGTCGTGACAAACCTACATTCTTCCACTGGTGGACAAATTATCGCGAAGGTTATTGGAAACGGACAAGGCTTCGATCTACAATGGGGTCTTCCAATTGACAAACAGGAAATCTTAACTGCTTCGAACGACTTGGTATTCTTCACTGCTGAAAAGGGTCAAATGGAGAAGCACATTCCAATTAAGACAGGTTCTGAAAAGAACGAATACTCTGGCTGTTTTGATCAGCTATCTGGAGTATTAGGCTTGACTCTTTGCGGAAAAGTGTCACTTCCATTCTCATTCTCTG GTCAAAAGTCACAAAATTCAATCTCACAATATTTGGCACGTTATCCTCTCGTCGGATCATCGAAAGTTAATTTAGTACTGGAGAAGAATGACCTTCGTGGATACCACATTAAAGGACTTGTACAAAACGACCATGCAGGCAAATATGGAATGGAACTGCTTTTCGAAGCGGAAg GATCCAAAAATCGTCGAACCCAACTAACTGGTGAAGTAATTAATACCGCAGAGGAGAAATCTTTGAAGGTCAATCTTGAGTCACCCATCAAGAACTTATTCGGTCAATTCTCTGTCAACACTAAGCCATCTGAATATTCTTTACTGATGAAAGCAAAGATGGACGATGCTCAGTATTATGGGCGTGCTGGTGTTAGTATCGAGGGTAATGACAAACGGTCAGTCTGGAAACCAGTACTCGAATACGAACTTCCAGGAGACGGAAAGAAGAGCATCAAAGTTGATGGACAAATAATCAAGGAGATTAACGGACCAGCTTCCAAATACACTCTTGAAGGTGTCAAG ttCAACATACCAAACTCCAACGAACCGGTCAATATTGAGGGGCACTTCAAACATGAGCCAAAGGCAGTTGAAACCGATATTAAAGTAAGGAAGGGTCAACAGAACGTATTATTCAGTGGCTCCCTAAAAGGCAGCGACTTCAAAGCTGAATTCATGAACACATTGAACCCATATGTCAACTTCAGAGTCAATGGACACATTGAAAACAATCAAAAC ATAATGCATAATGACATCGATTTGTACTACGGAGGAGATTGCCACAACCCACAAAACCGCGTTACTTTCAACCAGTTGTTCAAGCGACACTACGCCTCACCAGAAGACTTTAATATCATAACCAAGAACAAAT TTGAAATCTTTGCATTACCTCTGAAAATCAAATTGGAATTAGAATCTGATCCCAAGAAATTAGATCTTGATATTGGAGGAGTTTACTTGGACAAGAAAGCTAGTTTCGATCTCGAAGCTCGTACTCAAATTAAGAAAGTTGGCGATTACAAGATCAAATGGTCGTTGAACATCGATAAGCAGACTATTGAGTCATTAATAAAGAGAGATATTGTGTCCGCTGATAAATCTAACTTGGAAAACTACATTGACTTTAAGAACGTCGGTAAATTTGAACTATCAGGAGTAGTGCTTCATAGGATGAAGGAACACGACAAAAACATCGGTGCTGTTGGTCACTTGAAAATTAGCGGTACTGGAAAAGATGAAGACATTAA ATTCGACATCGGAGCAATTGAAAACGCAAACCTCTACTCCTCGCACGCTACCATCTCCAATACAAAGGGAGAAATCTTGGATTACTTGCTGAAGATTAATACTGGAAACAACCCTAACGGTCAGCTCAAGTTTAACTTGAAGGACGCTATCGCTGCCAATGGTCAATTCCAAGTCACTGATAATGATGGCAAAGGAAACGGAAACTTAATGATTAACTTCAAAAAG GTGGACCGCGTCATCAAGGGTGATGTGAAGTTTGTCGTCAAGGAACCAGTTTACAATGCTGAAGCCGACTTCTACCTTAACTTTGAAAAAGACAAAAATGACAAAGTACACTTTAgcacaacaaacaaaaaaaccgACAAACTGATCGACAGCAA AAACAAGATGCAATATTCCGGAAAgaatattgaatttaacttGCACAAGGAAGGTGCCGCCGTAGACACAGGACGTGGTCAGTACAGCGCGGAGCTCGTGCTGCCGGACGAGCGCTGTCTCAGCTTCAATGTTGATAGAGAACTGTCTGTTAAGGATAAC ATTTACAACGGCCACGCCGAAGCAGTATTCTCTGATGCACCGAAGCGCGGTGGACCCGCCTCGACCATCACTTACAAGGCCAAAGTGACCAAGACCAACATAAACGACGAGATCATCGATCTCGATGCTCAAATCGAAATGCGTCTCAAAGATGGCAAGAACCTTCTCAACACCATCTCTTTCAAAAATACTCCTAAGGGAGACAAGTCTGACATGGCCTTCAAG AGCGAACTCAGTGGTAATATGCTGCCAAAGAAAGCCATTGTGGAGGCAACTTCATCTTACACCGATGTGAAACAATTAGACGATAAATACAGAGTCAAAGCCAGCTACGGAGATGACCTAGCAATGGAACTCGTAGGTGGCTACCAAATGCAATGGCCTGAGAAGGGAGAAAAgaa AATTATGGACGATTACACACTATCAGTACGTCTGCCGTTCGAAAAAGCCCACGACATCAAATGGGTATCAAAATTATTGTTCCTCCAGCCTGAGAATAAGGCGGCTGAG atcACAGTAATCGAATCTGTTCAAATAAACGCCGATCTTTACAAATTTGAATCAAACGGCAAGTACGATGAGAAGAATGGTAACACCAAACTGAAGATCATAGTTCCTCACGTCGACCCCATCGTCATTGACTCCAGCTACAAGGTTGACATGTCAA aagagAAAGCGTCTGGTGTGTTTGACGTAAAGACTCAGTATGGCAAAGGCAAAGTAACAACCGTCTCAGTCCAAGGAGTTTCGTCGGAGAAGGAAGTTGAATTCAAGATACTTGCGAACTGCCcgcatattgaaaatattaagaaattcgAACTCGACCTTAATGctaag AACCCATCTCCCGACACGTACAACGCAGTCCTGACGATTGCCGTGGACTCTCGCACATACCGCGCTGACGCACTCGTGGTACAGTCTGCCTCTCAACCATTACTGGACTTGAAGTACACCAGTCCTTCCACACCCAAACCCACCAG GCTATTCTTCAAGGGTACATCACTCCGCACGACCCAAGGCCGTATGGAAATGAAGGTGGAGAACTTCAGGAACTTCGACCTTGACTCAACATTTGAGGCCAACTTTGATAAGGACTTGATTGTCAAGTACCAAGCTAACGCTGAGAGTCTCGGCTTAAAGAACTACCAGATTGATATCTCGAGCAAGGACGCTGGAAGTGGAAAGCGACTTGAATTCCATGCCGTTAATGATGGCAAGAACGTACTTAGTGGCAG CACGTCGTTTATCAGCAAACAAGAAGGACCAAAAACCATTATCGAAGGTTCTGGAACATTAAAGATCAAGGAAGAACAGAAACCCGCTAACTTCAAATACATCCGCACTGTGCTCACTGAAGGCAACGAACAAGGCGTAGAG ACGTTCATCAATGTGGCGTTCGGAGAACGCAACCACGTGGCCGAGTCGCGTATCACCAACCTTGAATACAAGACGTCGTATGTGTACTGTGAAGAGAAGAAGCAATGCGCGCACGCTGAACTTAACGCGAAGTTTGTTACCAACA AACCCGGCGTATTGCAACACCAGTTCAACATGGGTCTAGATCTTCGCAAACTCGGTCTCGCTACAGAATTCGGTCTGCAAATCGCCAATGAATTCTCAGACAAGAACTTCCCTCAATACGACATGAACTTGCACGTTAACCGAGAGAGCGAGAAGATCCACTTCCACGTGTACAGCCAGCCAGAGCATGGCA AATTCCCAGCAGGTATCGTGCTCTCATTCCCACAAAGAGTTATCGCCGTAGAATCCCTCGTTCAGTACCCTACTGACAAGACTCTACCATTCCCCATCCGTGGTGAAATCAACATGTTCCCTGACAAGAACCGCCCCCAGACAAAGACTGGCTTCAGATTCAACTTCGATGCTTCTGGAAATGACCAGCAAGGAGAAGCATCCGGTTTGATTGGTTTCAGCCACCCTAAGATTGGCAAG GAAGCGCTCGTTAAGTTCCAAGGATCTATGAAGAGACCCAACAGCAACACTATCAAGATTGAAACTACTAGTGTCATCTCACACTCTTGTCTTGGAaag GACCGTGAATCGAAATTCTTCTTAGAAGTCAACCCTGTGCATATCAAATTAATG ATCGACACCCCAGTCGTTAAGGTCATCGACTTGGAAGGTTCAGCGACTATGAAGGAAAACCTCCAACAAGGAGACCTGAAATTCAGCTTACTCCAGGGCAAACCTGTCCAAGTATACGCTGTCGTTAAGGACTACCAGTACTACGAGTTCACTACTGGCTACAGTG ATGAATCTGAACGTAAATTATCCGTCATTGGTCACCTGAACCCGGAGAAGCGCGTTGACATCACCGTGGATATTTCACTCGCGGGACAAAAGAAGAACATCGGACACGGAGCCATCTTCCTTGAAAATAACGTAATTAAGAGTGATTACGGTGTATCCAAGGATAACTTCAATTACTTCGTG AATGCACTTAGAAAGGACATCAGTACATTACAAACCCGTATCAATGAGCTCGGTGAGAAAACAAGCGCTGACTTCAAACAAATCCTCAAGCGCGTCGAGCCAACCTACAAGAAAGTGGAACAAGCATACAAAGAGGACCTTGAGAAACTCATGAATGAAATTTCAAACGACAAGTCTTTGAAGGAAATTTCTGAAACTCT gcACACTCTCGTTAAAATCGTCGCTAAGATGATCGATGATGCTGTCCATATATTCAAACCCTTCGCTGATAAGATCGTTGAAACCATCACTGACCTTTCCAAGAAGGTCGTTGAAATGTACGAGAAAGAG TTGGAGCCTCAATTCAAACAGATGTGGTCAAGCCTTGGTGCTGTTGTGCGCGAGTACACGGACGGCCTCATAGACGCGGCTGCTCACTTCTCCGCTATCATCCTCGACTTCTTCGAACGCCATAAGCCTGAATTGCAAGAGCTGGCTGAAATATTCACCTCTATCTTcaaag aCCTGACTCGTATCATAGTTGCTCAGCTCAAGGAATGGCGTGCAAAATCTGCGCAGTTCTTCACTGACTTAACGACACAGATCAAGGAAATGCCAATCATTTCACTGATCAAAGAGaag TGGCAAGAGCTGGCGGTGCCCGAGCAGCTCCTAGGATTAATGCAGGAAGCGACGCGTGCTCTCCGCTCCGTACTCCCGACAGAAGAGGCCAAGCAGTTCTTGGATGCACTTACTAACTACATGAACAAG AAAATCAGACAGGAGAAATGCGATGACAAGGCAGAGTTGAAGGTTGTTTACGAGAAGCTGATCTCGGCTGTTTCGTCAATGGTACAATTCGTGCGCACACACCTCGGACAGTTCGGTGTGACTTACCCCGTCATCACTGAC GCTAGATTACCAGGACTGTCGCCAATTTCTATCCCATCATTCAGAGGTTCAGCGGCATGGAGCTTCATTACTCAGCTGATCCACGGCGACTTCCCAGATCCATTGACTCTGTTCAAGACCTACAGACCACGCAGCTTAAACCCTCTTGATGAAATACCCGCTAAAC TGAGAGCCGTAATCGTGAACGGTCAGCACATCTTCACATTCGACGGTCGCCACCTCACGTTCCCCGGCACCTGCCGCTACGTGCTCGTGCACGACCACGTCGACCGTAACTTCACGCTCATGATGCAACTCGCCAACGGCAGCCCCAAGTCTCTCATCCTGGAAGACAAGAGTGGCGTCACAATCGAGCTGAAAGAGAACGGACAG GTTGCTCTTAATGGCGGTGCCCACGGCTACCCAGTTATTGAAAAGGACGTGTTTGCGTTCCGTCAAGCCAACGGTCGTGTTGGACTCGGTTCGCTCTACGGACTCATGGCCTACTGTACATCCAAACTTGAG GTGTGCTACATTGAAGTATCTGGTTTCTACCTCGGCAAACTCCGTGGTCTTCTCGGAGACGGTAACAACGAACCTTTCGACGATTTCAGAATGCCCAACGGAAAG ATAACAACATCAGAGAGCGACTTCGGAAATGCATACAGGCTAGCCAGCAGCTGCCCTCAAGTCAAGGCTCCGGAACACTCTCATCACCAGATGCACCAGGCGCTGCCACCTGCATGCGAGACAGTCTTCGGAGGCATGTCACCGCTTAGGCCATTGGCGCTGTTCCTGGATATGATGCCGTTCAG GCAAGCGTGCATCCACGCGTGCTCGGGCGACGCGGCGGCGGCGCTGCAGCAGGCGTGCGACCTGGCGCGCGGCTACGCGGCGCTGGCGCTGTCGGGCGCGCTGCCGGCCGCGCTGCCGCCGCAGTGCGTGCGCTGCAGCGACACCGACGCGCCGCGCGAGGTCGGCGACATCTACGAGGTCAAGCTGCCCGGCAAGCAGGCCGACATCGTCGTCTCCGTCGAAGTCACCACT GATAACGAGAAGAACTACAAGGATATAGTTGTCCCCCTGGTATCACAGCTGATCGACTCATTGAAGGCCAAGCGCATCACCGACGTCAAAGTGTTCCTCGTTGGAATCACCTCCAAATTCCCGTACCCCATCCTCTACGACACTGACC TGAGGCTTAAGAGCGCTAAAGTACAATTTGATGACGCTAGCCGTTACAACAAAATCAGCACAATCGACTTACGTAATCCCCAAGCCAATAACTATGAAGAACGTATTGTGGATATCTTAAATACCATCAAGACCCAGCTCG GTCTCCACAATGTGATGATCACTTATCAGTCCATCTTTGACCTGCCATTGAGACCAGCTGCAGTCAAACACTACATCAGCTCGATTGGCAACAGATGCGAACCTCAATCATTCTTC GTAAGCACACTCCGCTCAGTAGTGTACAGGGAAATGTTCAAGAACATCGGACTTACTCACACACTCATCGCCAACACACCTGATCTCAAGATTGGCGGAGGCAAGCAAGTTAACCAAGTTGTTG GTTTCTCTAACAATGGAGTGCTGATGCTAGGAGACAAGAAACCGAAGGACACTGAATCTCTGAGAGCGTCACTGGTGGTCGGACACGATGATGGATGCATTGAATTCTCTCAAAAT ATGGACGGTTACACAATGTCAGCCAGCAACTTCCATGGGTTGAATCCGGCTCAACAAAAGCAGTTCATCCAGACTGCTGCCGCGTCTATCACCGGAAAACTGTTACACGAGAGTCTCGTCCAGGAATGCACGTGCACTTACGTCGACCCCTTCAGGGTGCGCTCTGTGTGCGTCACGAAGGATAGGAAGGAAACT gCTCGCAGACGAAAGTAA